A window of the Wolbachia endosymbiont (group A) of Pogonocherus hispidulus genome harbors these coding sequences:
- the plsY gene encoding glycerol-3-phosphate 1-O-acyltransferase PlsY yields the protein MLVIVLTLSYILGSIPFSLIITRIKGINLREVGSGNIGATNVARTGNKFLAALALFLDSFKGFIAVYIAQQFCDNNDFYIYVSAILAVLGHMFPIWLKFSGGKGVATTLGILIAFNIDITLVFVIIWIIVFLAFRYSSLASLSATSTAVAWSFFFQRNLFLTLLIIGALVFLKHHRNIVNLLQGKENKFL from the coding sequence GTGTTAGTTATAGTCCTTACACTATCCTACATACTCGGTTCAATACCGTTTAGCTTAATTATTACAAGAATAAAAGGGATAAACTTAAGAGAAGTAGGTTCAGGAAACATTGGTGCTACAAACGTTGCAAGGACGGGAAATAAATTTCTTGCTGCTTTGGCATTATTTCTGGATTCCTTTAAGGGATTTATTGCCGTTTATATAGCACAACAATTTTGTGATAATAACGATTTTTATATATATGTATCTGCAATTTTAGCAGTTTTAGGACACATGTTTCCTATTTGGCTAAAATTCAGTGGAGGAAAGGGCGTTGCAACCACTCTAGGGATACTGATAGCATTTAACATTGATATTACTTTAGTATTCGTAATAATTTGGATAATAGTCTTTCTTGCCTTTAGATACTCTTCCCTTGCTTCACTCAGTGCTACTTCAACGGCTGTAGCATGGTCCTTTTTTTTTCAGAGGAATTTGTTCTTAACATTACTAATTATAGGAGCACTGGTCTTCCTAAAACACCACAGAAATATTGTGAATCTTCTGCAAGGTAAGGAAAATAAATTTTTATAA
- a CDS encoding MFS transporter codes for MLQRNFLIWLLASLFYAYQYILRVIPNIIAPGLITKFNISIADVGQFGGLYYIGYTLAHIPIGLFLDRFGPKFVLPICIILTFTGTLPLICFDEWYYSILGRIVVGIGSSASAIGLFKVASMYFAQEKSARMASLSIIIGTLGGICGGLPLDFLLNKFGWNYVIYTFSAFGCLLALLLFLVTPESNAQQEKVSIRDLKNILLNKHIILISFFGGLMVGPMQGFADGWAKAFFFEVYEMNEDLASSLSSVILIGMLTGSFFLAYLLEKYKNKHYEVIISCSFAMIAGFLLLFTQIGGLYVVLPTLFIIGFASGYQIVTIYKAISYVNNNLVGLATSVSNMIVMGFGYFFHTGIAKIIDLCWDKTVIQGNPVYGAELLIKATSIIPVCLLIAVFGLLWLKKQDKQS; via the coding sequence ATGTTGCAGAGGAATTTTTTAATCTGGTTGTTGGCGTCACTGTTTTATGCGTACCAATATATATTACGCGTAATTCCAAACATAATTGCGCCTGGATTGATAACAAAATTTAACATAAGTATTGCAGATGTTGGCCAGTTTGGCGGGTTATACTATATAGGCTATACGCTAGCTCATATACCTATTGGTCTTTTCCTCGATAGATTTGGACCAAAGTTTGTTTTGCCTATTTGTATTATCTTAACATTTACCGGAACATTACCACTTATATGCTTTGATGAGTGGTATTATTCAATACTTGGCAGAATAGTAGTTGGAATTGGGTCATCCGCTTCAGCAATTGGGCTTTTTAAAGTTGCAAGCATGTATTTTGCGCAAGAAAAATCAGCAAGAATGGCTAGTTTATCCATAATTATAGGAACTTTGGGGGGGATATGTGGCGGATTACCGTTAGACTTCTTACTCAATAAATTTGGCTGGAATTATGTTATCTATACCTTCTCAGCATTCGGATGTTTACTTGCTCTGTTACTGTTCTTAGTAACGCCTGAAAGCAATGCTCAGCAGGAAAAAGTTAGCATTAGAGACTTAAAAAACATACTTCTCAACAAGCATATTATTCTAATTAGCTTTTTTGGTGGACTCATGGTCGGTCCAATGCAAGGTTTTGCCGATGGTTGGGCGAAAGCATTCTTTTTTGAAGTATATGAAATGAATGAAGACTTGGCGTCTTCTCTCTCTTCCGTAATATTGATAGGAATGTTAACAGGATCATTCTTTTTGGCTTATTTATTGGAAAAGTATAAAAATAAGCATTATGAAGTAATAATTTCATGCTCATTTGCAATGATTGCCGGTTTTCTATTACTTTTTACTCAGATTGGTGGCTTGTATGTTGTATTACCTACGCTTTTTATTATCGGCTTTGCATCTGGATATCAGATAGTTACCATTTACAAAGCGATAAGTTATGTAAATAATAACTTAGTAGGCTTAGCTACATCTGTGTCAAACATGATAGTCATGGGTTTTGGCTATTTTTTTCACACTGGGATCGCAAAAATAATAGATTTGTGTTGGGATAAAACAGTAATACAAGGAAATCCTGTGTATGGTGCTGAATTGCTGATAAAAGCAACATCTATTATTCCTGTATGTTTGCTAATAGCTGTTTTTGGGCTCTTATGGTTAAAAAAGCAGGACAAGCAGTCTTAA
- a CDS encoding pyridoxal phosphate-dependent aminotransferase, which translates to MSDLAKRMSLIKPSPTIAVTDKANKLKNEGKKICVLAAGEPDFDTPDHIKKAAIQAISEGKTKYTAVDGTRELKEAIINKLRGDNNLEYTFNQICAGTGAKQVLFNLFMATINSGDEVIIPAPYWVSYVDMVNLFGGLPVVVECKQNFKLTAELLKSRITKKTKWLILNSPNNPAGVVYTYDELKDIAQILLEYPHVNVVTDDIYEHIIYDEKFFTIAQVEPKLYNRVFVVNGVSKAYAMTGWRIGYIAGRSDVVKAISTLQSQSTSNPNSIAQAAAAAALNGDHSFLKERTRIFKSRRDFMVKKLNSAPGLSASIPQGAFYLFVSCEGLLSKSTKSGKVINNDLDFTEYLLEDHLVAVVPGIAFGLENFIRISYATSQEQLEIGCDSITKACQELK; encoded by the coding sequence ATGTCAGACCTTGCAAAAAGAATGTCCCTAATAAAACCATCACCTACGATTGCTGTAACTGATAAGGCAAATAAGTTGAAAAATGAAGGAAAAAAAATCTGTGTTTTAGCTGCAGGAGAACCGGATTTTGATACTCCAGATCATATAAAAAAAGCAGCTATTCAAGCAATAAGTGAAGGTAAAACTAAGTATACTGCTGTTGATGGAACGCGTGAGCTGAAAGAAGCAATAATTAATAAGTTAAGAGGGGATAATAACCTCGAGTACACGTTTAACCAAATCTGTGCTGGTACTGGCGCTAAGCAGGTGTTATTCAATTTGTTTATGGCAACAATTAACTCTGGAGATGAAGTTATTATTCCAGCTCCTTATTGGGTTTCATATGTTGATATGGTAAATCTTTTTGGGGGCTTACCAGTTGTAGTGGAATGCAAACAAAATTTTAAACTGACAGCGGAATTATTGAAAAGCAGGATAACTAAAAAAACTAAATGGTTAATTCTTAACTCACCGAACAATCCTGCAGGAGTTGTGTACACATATGATGAATTGAAAGACATAGCACAAATATTGCTTGAATATCCACATGTGAATGTCGTTACAGATGATATTTATGAGCATATAATATACGACGAAAAGTTTTTTACTATCGCTCAGGTTGAGCCAAAGCTTTACAACAGAGTTTTTGTAGTCAATGGAGTGTCAAAAGCCTATGCAATGACAGGCTGGAGAATAGGGTATATTGCAGGTAGAAGTGATGTAGTAAAAGCTATCTCTACGCTGCAGTCTCAGAGCACTTCTAACCCAAATTCGATAGCGCAAGCAGCAGCAGCAGCAGCATTAAACGGTGACCATAGTTTTTTGAAAGAAAGAACAAGGATTTTTAAGAGTCGTAGAGATTTTATGGTGAAAAAGCTAAATTCTGCTCCGGGATTATCAGCATCCATTCCGCAAGGCGCATTTTATTTATTTGTCTCGTGTGAAGGATTGCTCAGTAAGAGTACAAAAAGTGGTAAAGTAATAAATAATGATCTTGATTTCACTGAATACCTGCTAGAGGATCATTTAGTTGCTGTGGTTCCAGGAATTGCGTTTGGTCTAGAGAATTTTATCAGAATTTCTTATGCAACCTCTCAGGAACAATTAGAAATTGGATGTGATAGTATTACTAAAGCGTGCCAGGAGTTAAAATGA
- a CDS encoding cation diffusion facilitator family transporter has protein sequence MKRFYMTAVHNGKHSAAQSKRLIYSIIIVAITMFMEIVGGIISHSLALLSDAGHMLTDLFALVLSWLAHKFSAKKSDLQRSYGYHRLQIIAAFVNGLTLFFIAVIIIIESIKRFIFPVNVEWKVMLIIATLGLVSNIIVFFILHSKCESNINIKSAVLHVIGDILGSVAAILASIIIMLTGWQMVDPILSVFVSVIILNSGYKILKNSCHILLEGTPEGISTEEIKSKITSELPEVIDVHHIHAWSLSDNYFIITMHAKVKQDAQHTDILYEIKKILLNRFEIAHSTVEIEYDECADNKILKH, from the coding sequence ATGAAAAGATTTTATATGACAGCAGTGCATAACGGTAAACACTCAGCAGCACAGTCCAAGCGCTTAATCTATTCCATAATAATAGTTGCGATAACAATGTTTATGGAAATAGTAGGTGGAATAATTTCACATTCGCTTGCTCTACTATCAGATGCAGGGCATATGCTCACTGACCTCTTTGCCTTAGTTTTAAGCTGGTTAGCACACAAATTTTCAGCTAAGAAATCTGATTTGCAGAGATCATACGGGTATCATCGGTTGCAAATAATTGCAGCATTTGTTAATGGTTTAACTTTATTCTTCATTGCAGTAATTATTATAATTGAATCAATAAAGAGGTTTATTTTTCCAGTCAATGTTGAGTGGAAAGTAATGTTAATAATTGCTACACTCGGTCTTGTCTCTAACATAATAGTCTTTTTTATATTACATAGTAAATGCGAGAGCAATATAAACATAAAAAGTGCTGTACTACACGTTATAGGAGATATTTTAGGTTCTGTAGCTGCTATACTTGCATCCATAATTATCATGCTTACCGGGTGGCAAATGGTGGATCCGATTTTATCGGTATTTGTCAGTGTAATCATTTTGAATAGTGGCTACAAAATTCTAAAGAATTCTTGCCACATACTTCTTGAAGGTACACCTGAAGGGATATCTACTGAGGAAATAAAAAGTAAGATCACATCAGAATTACCTGAAGTGATAGATGTGCACCACATACATGCATGGTCACTGTCTGATAATTATTTTATAATTACCATGCATGCCAAAGTAAAGCAAGATGCACAACACACTGATATTTTGTATGAGATAAAAAAAATACTACTAAATAGGTTCGAGATAGCACACTCTACAGTCGAGATCGAATACGATGAGTGTGCGGATAATAAAATACTTAAACATTGA
- the glyA gene encoding serine hydroxymethyltransferase, translated as MISVLKKICGSKNNLKSFDNEVYQSIEKELQRQKSQLQLIASENFASKAVMEAQGSFLTNKYAEGYPGKRYYCGCEHVDKVESLAIERLCKLFGVKFANVQPHSGSQANQAVFASLLAPGDTILGLSLNCGGHLTHGAAPSLSGKWFKSIQYAVNKDTYLLNMDEIEKLALEHKPKLIIAGASAYPRKMDFKRFREIADKVGAYLLADIAHYAGLIAAGEYPSPAEYAHVMTSTTHKTLRGPRGGVIMTNDEALHKKIQSAVFPGLQGGPLMHVIAAKAVAFKEALAPEFKTYSKKVVENAKVLAQELQKHGLDIITGGTDSHIVLVDLRSQKLTGKDVVDSLERAGITCNKNSVPFDTEKPTITSGLRFGTAAETTRGLEAENFKEIASLVNEVVQSGNSSSVEKAVKTKVERICSNFPIY; from the coding sequence ATGATAAGTGTTTTAAAAAAAATCTGTGGCTCTAAAAATAATTTAAAGTCTTTTGATAACGAGGTTTATCAATCTATAGAAAAAGAATTACAACGCCAAAAATCACAATTGCAATTAATTGCATCAGAGAATTTTGCAAGCAAAGCGGTAATGGAGGCACAAGGCTCTTTTCTGACTAATAAATATGCAGAAGGTTATCCAGGCAAAAGGTATTACTGTGGTTGTGAGCATGTGGACAAAGTTGAAAGTCTGGCTATAGAAAGACTTTGTAAGTTATTTGGTGTAAAATTTGCAAACGTTCAACCTCACTCTGGTTCTCAGGCAAATCAAGCAGTGTTTGCTTCACTACTTGCTCCAGGCGATACAATACTTGGATTATCGCTTAATTGCGGTGGACATCTAACTCATGGTGCGGCACCAAGCCTTTCTGGTAAATGGTTTAAGTCAATTCAATATGCAGTTAACAAAGACACTTATCTGCTCAATATGGATGAGATAGAAAAGCTGGCGCTGGAGCATAAACCAAAATTGATCATAGCTGGTGCTTCTGCTTATCCAAGAAAAATGGACTTCAAACGTTTTCGCGAAATTGCAGATAAAGTTGGTGCTTATTTGCTTGCAGACATTGCCCACTATGCAGGGCTTATTGCAGCGGGCGAATATCCATCCCCTGCTGAATATGCACATGTTATGACTTCCACAACTCACAAAACTTTGCGTGGTCCTCGCGGTGGAGTAATAATGACGAACGATGAAGCATTGCATAAAAAAATTCAATCTGCAGTTTTTCCAGGATTGCAGGGCGGGCCACTTATGCATGTGATAGCTGCAAAAGCTGTTGCATTTAAAGAAGCATTAGCGCCAGAGTTTAAAACTTATAGCAAGAAAGTCGTGGAAAATGCGAAAGTGCTGGCTCAAGAATTGCAAAAGCATGGACTTGACATTATAACCGGTGGCACTGACTCTCATATAGTGCTAGTTGACTTAAGATCGCAGAAATTAACTGGAAAAGACGTTGTAGATAGCCTTGAGAGGGCTGGCATTACCTGCAATAAAAACTCTGTACCATTTGATACAGAGAAGCCGACCATCACTTCAGGGCTCCGTTTTGGCACCGCTGCTGAGACAACACGCGGACTTGAGGCAGAAAATTTTAAAGAGATAGCCAGCCTAGTAAATGAAGTGGTTCAGAGCGGAAATAGCTCAAGTGTCGAAAAAGCAGTAAAAACTAAAGTTGAAAGGATTTGTAGTAATTTTCCTATTTATTAA
- a CDS encoding peptidase M2, giving the protein MTINQQINKNITKEEYFNNNGKGFNSPHVVEVKDLNIKVEVYSHNLRASKIATIESEIKETATSFKDTFKLEHSNSEQTFKIYMFDDKDDYTHLGGSERFGSYLGDEGGKCYYKGEADVFAEMYVYQQGGVHNLQHEFAHGLTYLATGGKHLPTVLMEGIADYFEHHSDHKFNSQGSSIDKTEAANLDLDKILSLEYSKDSEANSLVYKTGHALIMYLQEKDPSLLRDYLDALRQGNSDESKSFLKDIKGHDADFKSWLAENDTETAMEHLNALQVTKGDFIATGQEILGGEIKNVSYYKANIEKMDGENVGSFSSVEHVSFYDYARAVNRATNDNLDISKEYHFLKVIKTSDGQDKLTYSDQQGNEYQNSLEYKNQALRTLSNYDENLKKVYDNALKALDEQILKESNEVGEKYHRQEISREKLLEQHNFINSSSRYEELKKSLLDEMISTGSKQLKSTQNIDVEKMLEEMINIDLNLIRGTNHIDLQEGKIFSIKALGHGNKGALSIYDGNTKLGELSSESGFFKQVEGQTKETFVFEDILHNLNTQYDGGAYMAVTKENGHYKASLIDGRTVERDEYFDEAHLHENELLHPSTGHIQKDLDSLLLRGTKILNHQDSKHAQYSDEQKANGVIVEKGKLLDNKGTDRTDDDVYEAVVKQGGENLHAFKNMGFYITEEVKNERGEVINESNLFIHDHGANVRFQLPSSITHLKLVQKDGQYKLAPSDSKGREYSGIPDEYKYIDPVFAHEYEKGDHSHKHVNVGPINLEKYGSGKLFAIKYDPNDYHIQRNSSGEIVRIKDQTYFTKVKLFDGDEEIGMLSNNFHNFKEKIFFSADYNYSYNDFLASVSPQVEIEDMGNGSKKITFDQGDGDIGDTNRGYTDYQRIFTKEKQTESPKGQVSETKTEVHSTTNVVAQVAEEKTVSNDNSEMQSDQPIPSQSLTRTKRTASVEEKEQEQVVLKDTILKIEKSREQDSEGKHKANVTIDYNDVKALYDRAEGAEKQSVLDFWNKLHTSEYKVGALPEDKYYFEKGKFVIHDSGTKKLIVLPEDKVSIKIMKDGDSYSLAISSGNGKVISSISKIDNPNYELLSDSSHFNLGEQDNIVLSDQHHEYNLYLENGFVKMFDYTSDHIYHDHNSAYIYS; this is encoded by the coding sequence ATGACAATCAATCAACAAATAAATAAAAATATAACTAAAGAAGAATACTTTAACAATAACGGCAAAGGGTTTAATTCGCCACATGTTGTAGAAGTTAAAGATTTAAATATTAAAGTAGAAGTTTATTCTCATAATTTAAGAGCAAGTAAAATTGCAACAATTGAAAGTGAGATAAAAGAAACAGCTACTAGTTTTAAAGATACATTCAAGTTAGAACACAGCAACTCAGAACAAACATTTAAAATTTATATGTTTGATGACAAGGATGATTACACTCACCTTGGCGGAAGCGAGCGTTTCGGTTCTTACCTTGGAGATGAGGGTGGTAAATGTTACTACAAAGGGGAAGCTGATGTTTTTGCTGAAATGTATGTCTATCAGCAAGGTGGCGTTCATAACCTTCAGCATGAATTTGCACATGGTTTAACTTACTTGGCTACAGGAGGTAAGCACCTACCTACAGTATTAATGGAAGGAATTGCAGATTACTTTGAGCATCATTCAGATCATAAATTCAATTCTCAAGGATCAAGTATCGACAAAACTGAAGCTGCAAATTTGGATTTAGATAAAATTTTAAGTTTAGAATATTCAAAGGACAGCGAAGCAAATAGCCTGGTTTATAAAACAGGTCATGCGTTGATAATGTACTTACAGGAAAAAGATCCTAGTTTATTAAGAGACTACCTAGATGCTTTACGTCAAGGTAACTCAGATGAGTCAAAAAGTTTCTTGAAAGACATAAAAGGACATGATGCTGACTTCAAAAGTTGGCTTGCTGAGAATGATACAGAAACTGCAATGGAACATCTCAACGCTTTGCAAGTTACAAAAGGAGATTTTATAGCAACTGGTCAGGAAATATTGGGTGGAGAAATTAAAAACGTATCCTACTATAAAGCAAATATAGAAAAAATGGATGGAGAAAACGTTGGAAGTTTTTCTTCTGTAGAACATGTGTCGTTTTATGATTATGCTCGTGCTGTTAATAGGGCAACAAATGATAACCTCGATATATCAAAGGAATATCATTTCTTAAAGGTAATCAAAACTTCTGATGGACAGGATAAACTAACTTACTCTGATCAACAAGGTAATGAATATCAAAACAGCTTAGAGTATAAAAATCAGGCTTTAAGGACATTGTCAAATTATGATGAGAATTTAAAGAAAGTTTATGATAATGCATTAAAAGCCCTGGATGAGCAGATTCTCAAGGAATCCAATGAAGTAGGTGAAAAATACCATAGACAAGAGATTTCTCGTGAAAAACTTTTGGAACAACATAATTTCATTAATTCTTCCTCTCGATATGAAGAATTGAAAAAATCCTTGCTCGATGAGATGATAAGCACTGGTTCAAAACAGTTAAAGTCAACTCAGAACATCGACGTAGAAAAGATGTTAGAAGAAATGATCAATATCGATTTAAACTTGATAAGAGGTACAAATCATATTGACCTACAAGAAGGTAAGATTTTCTCTATCAAAGCTCTTGGTCATGGAAATAAGGGTGCGCTGTCCATATATGACGGAAATACAAAGCTTGGAGAATTATCGAGCGAATCAGGATTTTTTAAGCAAGTTGAAGGCCAAACTAAAGAAACTTTTGTTTTTGAGGATATATTGCACAACTTAAATACTCAATATGATGGTGGTGCTTATATGGCAGTTACAAAAGAAAACGGTCATTACAAAGCTTCTTTAATAGACGGCAGAACAGTTGAACGCGATGAATACTTTGATGAAGCGCATTTACATGAAAATGAATTGTTGCATCCTAGCACTGGACACATCCAAAAAGATTTAGATTCTCTACTCCTTAGAGGTACCAAAATTTTGAATCATCAGGATTCAAAGCATGCACAATATTCTGATGAGCAAAAGGCAAATGGAGTAATCGTGGAAAAAGGAAAATTACTGGATAATAAGGGAACAGATAGGACAGACGACGATGTATACGAAGCGGTTGTAAAGCAAGGAGGCGAAAATCTACATGCATTCAAAAATATGGGCTTCTATATTACTGAAGAGGTGAAAAATGAAAGAGGTGAAGTTATAAATGAAAGTAACTTGTTCATTCATGACCACGGAGCAAACGTAAGGTTTCAATTACCGAGCAGTATTACTCATCTAAAGTTAGTGCAAAAGGATGGACAATATAAATTAGCACCGTCTGATTCTAAAGGAAGAGAATACAGTGGCATACCAGACGAATACAAATATATTGACCCAGTATTTGCACATGAATATGAGAAGGGAGATCATTCCCATAAACATGTAAATGTGGGCCCTATAAACTTAGAGAAATATGGCTCTGGCAAACTTTTTGCTATAAAGTACGACCCAAATGATTACCACATACAAAGAAACTCCAGTGGTGAAATAGTTAGAATAAAAGATCAAACATATTTCACTAAAGTAAAATTGTTTGATGGTGATGAAGAAATTGGAATGTTATCTAATAACTTCCATAACTTCAAAGAGAAAATATTCTTTTCTGCTGACTACAACTACAGTTATAACGATTTCCTAGCATCTGTTTCTCCTCAAGTTGAAATTGAGGACATGGGGAATGGAAGTAAAAAAATAACTTTCGATCAAGGTGATGGCGATATCGGTGATACTAATAGAGGCTACACGGACTATCAGAGAATATTCACAAAAGAGAAACAAACCGAAAGTCCAAAAGGGCAGGTAAGTGAAACTAAGACAGAAGTTCATAGTACTACTAATGTTGTTGCACAAGTTGCTGAAGAGAAAACTGTATCAAACGACAATAGTGAAATGCAGTCTGATCAGCCAATTCCATCACAAAGTTTAACAAGAACGAAAAGAACAGCTTCAGTGGAGGAGAAAGAGCAAGAACAGGTAGTATTAAAAGACACAATTCTCAAAATAGAAAAGAGTCGCGAGCAGGACTCAGAAGGGAAGCACAAGGCAAATGTAACCATAGATTATAATGATGTGAAAGCCTTGTATGATAGAGCGGAAGGAGCAGAAAAGCAATCTGTGTTAGATTTTTGGAACAAACTGCACACATCAGAATACAAGGTTGGTGCTTTGCCGGAAGACAAATACTATTTTGAAAAAGGCAAATTCGTAATCCACGATAGTGGCACAAAGAAGCTTATAGTGTTACCTGAGGATAAGGTGTCCATCAAGATAATGAAGGATGGTGATAGTTATAGTTTAGCTATATCAAGTGGTAATGGCAAAGTAATAAGCAGCATTAGTAAAATAGATAATCCAAATTACGAATTGCTGTCAGATTCAAGTCATTTCAATTTAGGGGAGCAAGATAATATTGTATTATCAGATCAACATCACGAATATAATCTTTATCTAGAGAATGGCTTTGTGAAAATGTTTGATTACACAAGCGACCACATTTATCACGACCACAACTCGGCCTATATCTATAGCTAA
- the hemE gene encoding uroporphyrinogen decarboxylase, producing the protein MRQAGRSLPEYRKAVENMNNFMEICYNTDLVTELTLQPVTRFDVDAAIIFSDILIIADVLGCDVNFLRNVGPRIKPIKNPKELRSPQDIEAKILPILNAIKKVRSQLSKKKPLIGFAGGPWTVASYIIEGGSSKTFSKVLNFYPSYLKEVIERITEATIIYLIKQIEFGADVIQLFDSNAGALSEPLFKEYVIEPTKRITLAIKDRFSDFPIIGFPRSAGNLYKDYCEQTGVSAVSIDYNVPIEWAKANLKIPLQGNLDPNLLAYNKTEAIKEAKRIIDCFRDSPFIFNLGHGVLPDTPVENITALVNLVKSY; encoded by the coding sequence ATGCGTCAGGCTGGCAGGTCTCTTCCTGAGTACCGCAAAGCAGTGGAAAATATGAATAATTTTATGGAGATATGCTACAACACAGATTTAGTGACAGAATTGACGTTACAGCCGGTGACAAGATTTGACGTGGATGCGGCGATAATTTTTTCAGACATTTTAATAATAGCTGATGTTTTGGGTTGTGACGTGAATTTCCTGCGCAATGTGGGCCCGAGAATAAAACCTATAAAGAATCCTAAAGAATTGAGAAGTCCACAAGACATTGAAGCTAAAATTTTACCAATTCTAAACGCTATAAAGAAAGTCAGAAGTCAGCTATCAAAAAAAAAGCCTCTTATAGGATTTGCTGGTGGCCCATGGACAGTAGCTTCATATATCATAGAAGGTGGAAGCAGCAAAACTTTTTCCAAAGTATTAAATTTTTACCCTTCGTATTTGAAGGAAGTAATTGAACGAATAACGGAAGCAACGATTATTTATCTAATTAAACAGATAGAATTTGGAGCAGATGTTATTCAGCTATTTGACAGTAATGCTGGTGCATTATCGGAACCATTGTTTAAAGAATATGTTATCGAACCAACAAAGAGAATTACCTTGGCAATAAAGGATAGATTTTCTGATTTTCCAATAATAGGATTTCCAAGGTCTGCTGGAAATCTTTATAAGGATTACTGCGAACAAACAGGTGTATCTGCAGTAAGTATAGATTATAATGTTCCAATAGAATGGGCGAAAGCGAATCTAAAAATCCCTCTACAAGGAAATCTTGATCCTAATCTTTTAGCCTATAATAAAACGGAAGCAATAAAAGAAGCAAAACGTATAATAGATTGCTTTAGAGATTCACCCTTCATATTTAATCTCGGACATGGAGTACTCCCTGATACTCCAGTTGAAAATATCACTGCGTTGGTGAATTTGGTAAAAAGCTACTAA